Part of the Engraulis encrasicolus isolate BLACKSEA-1 chromosome 23, IST_EnEncr_1.0, whole genome shotgun sequence genome is shown below.
cacaaTTTATTAGAACAATAACATGACATCAATCTCAACTCTAAAAAATAAAGGATGTAAGAATGTCATGTTACTAGTGGTTGACTCAGGTTTGAGGGAATGATGTGGAGTGCTGTTGGCCCTGGCAGTGGCAGTTGGCAGTGAGGGTGACCATGTTTAAAATTATGTTAGAAAGTGTAAGGGTAGAGGAGTAATGTTTGAAGAGGTGGGCTCAATAGTGGACTCATGTTTGAGGCTGTGCGTGTGCAGGATATTATTATAGTGTATATATAGCGTATAGTGCACACTTCAAGCTTTCATATGGCATATAACAAGCTACGATTGCCAACTGCAGAATGACTCTAGAGGCCAAACATGTTACTGCTGCTTTTCATGCCTCTTACACTTGAATGACTGCACAtcctacctgcactacctcaacacacacacttgacttgataGTTTAGTACTAACTAGGGCTGAAACATTAGAGCATTCTGTGGCCATGTACAATATGGTGTAAAAAAAAGTATAATGGGAGTGCGTTATACTACTGTTACCAGTCGTCATGGTAGAATATCCCtcctggtggtgatgatggtggtcacggtgatgatgatgatgatgatggtggtgttttgtagtgatggtctttttaactttttaacttattcacttatttattattgttctagccccctctcctcctttttatgaagctgctaatgcactttttacaaatgcactttcacttttactaatgtacttgatgtttttaacagagatatttctattttctttaacatctctatttctatctatcttatatatacttttttaacctcctggtcctgtgttgcatgtatgctgtctgctgtttttgcacaatctgtatgttactgctgcaacaaatgaatttccccatggcgggataataaagggcatactatactatactatactccctgactataaatggtgtgtgtgtttgtgtgtgtgtgtgtgtgtgtgccggggggaCGGTGGTGGTCTAGTCTGGTCTAAGGAAAGGCTTCATGTATGGGGTATGAAGTGTtgttggagtggaggggtggtgggaggACTTGATTCATTGTCAAATATAATTCTAGTGTACCTTTTGTAATTTGATGAGGTGATCCACTGCATTAGATGCTGATATCTTCCCTGGCTTCTTGCGTCCCTGTGCGGATGGCGGTAGCAGATGTAGCAGCAGTATGATGGCAGACGTATCACTGTCCCAGCCTTAAGTCAAACAAGCATCATGTTAACATTCAGCCATACTTTTTCCACGGTCCTCAATATATTTAGCAACATGCTTCTCCACATTCAAAGACTTACCATTTTCAACTTCAGTGGATGTCTCAGCATTGTGCATCAAATCAAGAAGGTCTGTGGAGGGGACCAGTCCATGGCTTTCCTTAATGACTCTTGCCCTGAAAGTGGTAGGCCATCTCTCCAGGAATTTATTGGCAGTCTGCTCGCCTAACATCAGTCTGAAATCCTGCTCTACCTGtaatttgaaaaggaaaaaaaggaaaggaggacAACTGCAGTCAGTACCTTGTGCAACATTTTACAATAGGCCTCACTCTTcaatgaagtcaagtcaagtcgtctttattgtcgatttctttacattagtggtcatacaaagaatttgaaataacatttcttactttcccatgcagacatagacgtagactttaggtgtggacatagacaatttgacatagacaatacgcatacattacacctagagtacctataaaaTACCATTACAGACATATAAATATAATGAATGTAGAACTAGATGTCTTACCAGTCCTGGTATGTCCAGGAACCGTGGAAAAACTGAGAAGACCTCTGCAGATTTGTCATGGTCATTGACCATTGCTTGGCGGTAACTGAAggtggttttcattttttcacgGATGGTTTCCTCATCAGCAGAATGTCTCAACACAGCGATAGCGGATTCCACTTCCTCATCAGTCAGGACTTCGGCAGTAAAGGGTGTAGTACGTCCATGGCCTGGCCCACcaactttaaaacaaaacaattttgttGTTAATGTTTAGAACTGCACAGTTGTATATCTTCCTTTAAACACACTTCACAGGTTGACCATTCACCCACATTATAAATGTTACCTTTAGGAGATTTAACTGCTGGAACTCTTTCCTCAGAAGCCTTTCGTTGAATGGTCTTCAACCGCCATGCAATGTATCCTGAACCACTTTCCGGATCGTAGTAGTGTTCCtatgtataatatacagtatgcacagtataatgtacactcatacggtaacactttattttagtgttacatctattagcactagcacatacaatgttaatgcctgtatacgtaacttgtaaggcaagtactaagcaaaatcaaacatttgttaggcatgtgtttgcaaatgtcttgttcatgcacaattagggatttattaccaatataaccttagtaaggacctaacaaatgtttgattttgcttagtacatgccttcaaAGTTACTTATaccggcattaacattgtatgtattcgtggTTATAGATGTAACACTGaaataaagcgttaccattcATACAAGCAACAGTTTGAAGGGGTGATATATTGTAAAACCTTTACTTACATagccattctgtgagtatgggtcTTCAAGATATGGAAACAGAGCGATAATCCCCTGTGCATACATCACTTTCACACTCCGCGGCGGCGAGGTCCTGGTGTATTCAATAAACAACATTATTAGAGGACACTGAACACCATAATCGAAAGAATAATTGCAATGATGTTTAACTGTCTCATTTGACCTATACTTACCCATGTGTTTCCGTCATTTCTGCAGCAAGTATGTTGATGAGCCGTCTTCTGGTTGAATCTgtgattgattttgtttttgcataCTCCTCGATGATACGGTCACCTCCAGGctttgtagtcaggattttttcaaTCAGCTAAAAGATAACATATGAAGCAATGTATTTTGAAAAACTGTTGGTAATTCTGAAACAAACAAGATACATACACGATGTGCAAATTAAACCCCGTatatccacccacacccacaaactcacAGTTTTTGCTTCATAGTTGATGCGGCAAGGCCTTTTAGGTTGACTGCCTTGGGCTGCAACGggttcctcagctggctcaaggggttcctcagctggctcaaggggttcctcagctggctcaagCAGGGAGAAGTTGAGGATCACTGTGTCGTCAGATGCAGTAGACCCTGGAGATGATGTGAACTGAGGGTTACCTGAGCATTGGAAAATATtaacacaattacattacattacattacattacattacattacattacatagctgaTGCCTTTGAACAGAGCGAcctacaaggaggaaattcaagcaagtacagagtaaggggttggcacagagtacagcagtatacaagtaattagtagcaaaatttagataataaacaaagacgtctagacacagtgtacagttgcaacagcattgtccaacacatggtcaaataaaatgtagcaaaaaaaataaaataagatacaTAAAAAAGTGTTAAACAATGGCTTCTAAGCAGTGGCTTACATAGTTCAACACTTCCACCTAAATGATGTATGTGTAAATCATATGCAAGTAGGCAACATCTACCAGGTGCTTCATTGGCCAATGAAACTAGGAAAGGTCCATGGAACTCTTTTACGAGCTCCTCAAAAACTTCGGCGTCTACCTCTGTGTTAGACTGGTCATAAACTTTGAGGTCCAACCATCTGTCTTCGGGGATGTTGAACTTCAAACTCACTGGAGTACAAAATAAATAGTGCACAAAATGATCTGATGAGAAATAATTGCAGTATGTCACCACTTTAAGTTACATTAAGCTAcattaagataggcctactttcaattcAAATTAGGCGACTAACCTTCTCTCAAGAAATCATCAAACGTCAGTTCAAGCATCTTTATGTACTTCTGCACTCCACCAAATGAGACACGCAACAGCATTTTCTGTTAAATTTGAGAAAGTTGAGAAACTGTTAATACCCGTCAACATattcacacattaacacactcacacagttggaTCAGGAACACTAACGAGCTGGTTTGTAGGATACCTGTATGGGAGGCACTGATCAGAACATGAAACACAGTCATGTGTTTGTCCTTatgaacttcttaaagccaactgAGTTGCCTCAACACTACACATCCACATAACATCTGTTAAATAGATGATTGCATATAATTCTTCAGCAAAACATGGGAAAACAGGTAAATTGCTCCTAATTGCAGTATTATATATCCAATCacgtggcctctctctctccccctctctctcgctcgctcacacacacacacaccttccccatcaCACTCTCTCCTCGGTTCACCCATTTGCGCTGGCCTTCAGCTgcaccagtgttctaaacaaaacagttgtcaggtcacacacacacacacacacacacacacacacacacacacacacacacacacgcacgcacgcacgcacgcgcgcacacacacacacacacacacacacacacacacacacgacagagcgAGCCTGccagcgcgcgtgcacacacgacaCCCTTTCCACACTCATATCCCCTTCCTCGTCCATTAATTTGATTGCATTTACCAAACTTGCAAAAATAAAGGCTAGTCAGCAGATGACTCTCAACTACTACAACTTTCAAAGCAACTGAAACGCGTCGACAACAATACACCCTTTCCTATTCCACTCACACTTCTTCCTCTGTTGAGCTGCACTGACGAAAGCTGCACCGGCTAAGCGAAACGCTAGAACTCGGTGGTTCTCAACAACAGCACGAGTCAAAAACACCACAGTTGACACCAAACCCATATTTGACGCATGTGTATGATTACCGGCATCGAAGACTTGGCAAGCCATGCAGGGACTAGTTCTAGATGTAGCTATGTTACGTGACGAATCAATAATCACTTTTATATACTACACGTGTATCCACGCATGCCCAAACAGAACATTCCTGCTATCAAGCATCAACTACGAGCGGGCAGTTTAGCGTGCTAATCTATGAGGTGGACGAGTAGATGAATCTCTCAAATCTACAACTTACCATAAAACTGAGCAACACTTAACTATAAACGGTTTCCAACACTAACATATTCTTAATGTTAACATCGAGCATTTCTGGTTTCAGAGCCACAAATTAAGCACGAGCACATCACCTTGCAAAACATTGGGCACGTTCTCAAgtgaacttttgaaccgttgcaaTGCTAATGCCATTGGGGGAAACCCATACAATCTGGGAAACCACGTTGTCAAGCTAGCTAGCTTAGCACTACATTTTGGTACGGGTAACCCAAACTcagcaaacaagagaaaacttcaatactcaccacaccacacggcgtcagcatgcaagcaaatgcagtcggattttgttttcatttaaaacAACTATTCATTGGTCTACTTCTAAAAGCTATGTAGCCTAATATTGCAGTCGAATGCATCAGTGAAAAATACTAATTGGCTAGCCTACATATATGCATGCCTAATTTAAcctaatacacatacagtagtctatCATCAGCATCAGTGTATTGAAAAATGTTGGTCATAAACAGCAAAAACTCGATAAATATTCAAATCCACTTACCACGCAGGGAGAGAAACTACTTCCAACATGCCatgccagctccagctccggtTCTAGAATTTTCGCGGGGAATCATCACCCTGCAGAGTTATTTTGTCTGAGGAGTTACTCTGCCTTTTGTTATAACCTCTCTATCAAGAGAAAAATAGATTTACACTGAAATGTTGACACTCACTTTTTTACTCTCACTTTTGACACTACCATTTGGAGGAGTTTACTCTGCCTATTGTTATAACTACTCTATTCAGAGGAAAATGTGTTTACACTGCATTATTGACactccattttttactgtgtactgatactgtatgaggcttcaggagggaggtttactaatgttctactgatactgtatgaggcttcgggagggaagcagttctactgatactgtatgaggcttcaggagggaggtttactaatgttctactgatactgtatgaggcttcaggaggtttactaacgctctactgatactgtatgaggcttcaggagggaggtttagtaatgttctactgatactgtatgaggcttcaatttagatagctcagcgctactgctactgtatgaggcttcaggaaggAGGTTTAGATAGCCCAGTGCTAcccatactgtatgaggcttcaggaggtttttactaacgctctactgatactgtatgaggcttcaggaggtttactaacgctctactgatactgaggcttcaggaggtttactaacgttctactgatactgtatgaggcttcaggagggaggtttagacagctcagcgctaccgatactgtatgaggcttcaattTAGATAGCTCAGcgttaccgatactgtatgaggcttcaattTAGATAGCTCAGcgttaccgatactgtatgaggcttcaggagggaggtttactaacgttctgccattgaactctgctagttggcctccgttacactcaccccctaAACTACCTAAAGCGGCTTATAAACTCACCCCCTTAAACTCCATCCAGGGTCCTCACTCACCCCTCTATCACCCCCCTAAACtctgtaactgaggtcatctgcatatctagagagagagaaaacgttaTTTCAATGTCCTtgcatgacctgtgcatatgaagaaactggcattaaaagctgacttgactcgacttgatcTACCACTGAATTCTGTTAGCATGAAGTTAGCTGTTAGCATTTGGaccacagagtcagagagagtagagagagaggttccattggcccattgtttccgggttcaatttttttggggggaatccccctttaggcagacctaggcagacctgaggactgttctattcaatgctaggagcattatgacacgcccctttaggcagaccggaacctggtcaagttagctgcccatagaaacctattatgttggcatatctctatatacttaaagagtcTCTGACAGTGTGTGGCCACCTCAGATCTCCGTCTCCAGGGCTGCTGTTTTCATgctttcttttccctctttcatcctttctctgtctttgtatctccttccctccctacttccctccctccatccctctctctctctctctctctctctctctctctcatccctctctcattctctctctctctctctttcctccctctctctctctctcgctctctctgtctctctctctctctctctctctctgcccttgttTGGCCTTTATTGCCACTCAGgaagtgaactgtgtgtgtgtgtgtgtgtgtgtgtgtgtgtgtgtgtgtgtgtgtgtgtgtgtgtgtgtgtgtgtgtgtgtgtgtgtgtgtgtgtgtgtgtgtgtgtgtgtgtgtgtgtaattatgatGTACAATGGGGAACACCCTTCCACTGGGTATAAATAGCAGAACAGTCACACAGCGAACTACAGCACATGaaacacaccatgacacacacacacacacacacacacacacacacacacacacacacacacacacacacacacacacacacacacagacacacacacacacacaccatgacacacacacacacacacatacacacacacacacacacacacacacacacacacaccatgacacagacacatgcacacacactcattgtctCGCACTTTTATGCTCCCGTatggccacacagacacacacacacacacacatttattgtcTCAAACACAGCCACATTGTCATGCTcacgcacggccacacacacacgcgcgtgcacgtgcacacacacacacacacacacacacacacacacattcattctctcacacacagccacaatgTTATGctcacgcacagccacacacacttaaaaacacacacacacacacacacacgcgcgcgcacgcacgcacgcacgcacacacacacacacacacacacacacacacacacacacacagagtttaacaACAACTATCCGACACGCCATAAACACAGCTGGCACTGCTTTCATCACTCCAGATGTggccgtaggtgtgtgtgtgtaaccgtgtgtgtgtgtgtgtgtgtgtgtgtgtgtgtgtgtgtgtgtgtgtgtaaccgtgtgtgtgtgtctgcagcctcttactgcagatgtgcccgtcagcaggcctattcactcttggctgaaaacactcaactacatcttatctgcctacgcaactgcatcctcgtttctgattggctgatggggttgcaactaattccctataacctgtaaggcatcaaacgtgcgactaagttaggttactaattctaaactgtaggttgctatggccaaaagccagtcgttagttctatcgcatttgtttatcaagtcaagagtcagtcgttaattctatcgcatttggttgtcaagccaagagccagtcgtcagttctatcgcatttggttggtcgccgtaaaagttctactacatgcatctgatagaggcacgcctgattacgtgcgcactaaattattctgcagttggcataattcaggttacaaatttacaggcCCAGCAATACATGacaaaaaataccctgtaccgaaattctaagcacctgcctcgccatcaattgtatcgaaattgtatcccatggtttttaaaatgtaggctatatcccgctgccttccctttggtattgatctgaaaacgtcctttttttaaattaggctactctcctcttgtggggaaggaacacgtgtgaaaggggaaaggggagagttattaaaaatgaccctagcgtggggaatctctctctctttctcttatctctctctcttttacgcacaaagttgacaggtagcctgtgatgatcagcagggggaaatagacatgtaatgcgacatgtgtcgattcagcaagTTTTTGTTTTCAAACTTCCATCCCACCGTAGtatagggccaaaggaaaattaaataatcacagcgtcggcaggctaccaaacgaagattctaggcgcgtcaagttggacgcccgcacagcaacattctatcttgatagaacatggttcctacaactttacagacaataatagattaaaaaaagtaccctaccataacggcagataagcgggataacggccttcgaggtcgaccggttatacgaaatgaatggcttggcggaggcaactttgtctccgcgctgTGCGCATCGCCAAAGTtcaaagccgccgcctcgccattaatttcgtataatcggtcacctcgtcggccgttatcccttacataacaACATGGCTTTAACAATGCAACCGATAAATACTTACCATTTGATGACAATTTGGCTATAacataggccagtgtttctcaacctttttttaggtgaggccccctttcaattcatgaaaaatttcaaggcaccccaaaccaacaagccgtaacatgacaCCGCagccgataccacaaaagcttagaaaagtaacacatttggagacgtcacacgacctacattcaaagttgcagctgactggggcgacctatatttactttattgtgcgcaaatggcagatgaaagattccactgactagcattaacttatcatttTAGACAAATgtatatcatattacataatttatttatcatccatgtttccacggcacccctgaggggggaccacggcacccctgttgagaaacactgtcataGGCACTgtgttaaaggggctccaggtaggattaaaagtttaattaatcaatcactgtccccagtcagccgatgctttcgcgagtcattagtaagtgaacgatgactctcgcgaccacttccaccgtcagctgtcagaaaaccccacatgcaacttttgacaccGTCGGACCGAACGAGTATCGTGGGaatcacttttcatttgaaaacatcgctttacataccgtatgtaGACTTGTATCAATTGCTGgaattccgtgatgaaaaacagtcccacagcgagtttatttgaacagcatttttttcattacagaGTAGATTTTAAGACAGGCATGCCTCGGGCACcgtgcaaacgacgtcatcctaccttgtgtccctttaagggtttaTGGAGGACaacgacgaagaggaggaggaggagggggaataggaagaagaggaggaagatgaggaggaggagggggaggaagatgaggaggaggaggagggagaggaggagggggaataggaagaagaggaggaagaggagaaagaaggaggagggggaggaggaggtgtaggaagGTGTAGGTAGAATACGGTTGGAAGCTGAAGATATgatgagaggaaggggaggaggaagaggaggaagaggaggggaggagaaagaggaggtgtaGGAAGGTGAAGGGTAGAATAGGGTTGGAAGCTGAAGATATGACGAGAGAATGTGGTGTGtagacacagcagacacagctgcAGCAGAGCGGCTAATAAACagttaattaacacacacacacacacacacacacacacacacacacacacacacacacacacacatgtaaacacacacacacacacacgcac
Proteins encoded:
- the LOC134440614 gene encoding uncharacterized protein LOC134440614, translated to MLLRVSFGGVQKYIKMLELTFDDFLREVSLKFNIPEDRWLDLKVYDQSNTEVDAEVFEELVKEFHGPFLVSLANEAPGNPQFTSSPGSTASDDTVILNFSLLEPAEEPLEPAEEPLEPAEEPVAAQGSQPKRPCRINYEAKTLIEKILTTKPGGDRIIEEYAKTKSITDSTRRRLINILAAEMTETHGTSPPRSVKVMYAQGIIALFPYLEDPYSQNGYLVGQAMDVLHPLLPKS